The Rhipicephalus sanguineus isolate Rsan-2018 chromosome 7, BIME_Rsan_1.4, whole genome shotgun sequence genome includes a window with the following:
- the LOC119399361 gene encoding peptidyl-prolyl cis-trans isomerase NIMA-interacting 1: MAARTKVRCSHLLVKHRDSRRPSSWREQNITRTKEEALDLIKKYREQIVSGQSTFEELASKYSDCSSAQRKGDLGYFARGAMQKPFEDTAFSLEVGELSDPVFTDSGVHLILCTA, encoded by the coding sequence ATGGCAGCACGGACAAAGGTGCGATGCTCGCACCTCCTCGTAAAGCACCGTGACTCGCGCCGACCTTCCTCGTGGCGCGAGCAGAACATCACCCGGACAAAAGAGGAGGCGCTCGACCTGATCAAGAAGTACCGGGAGCAGATTGTGTCCGGCCAGAGCACCTTTGAGGAGCTGGCCAGCAAGTACAGCGACTGCAGCTCGGCCCAAAGGAAGGGTGACCTGGGCTATTTTGCTCGCGGCGCCATGCAGAAGCCCTTCGAGGACACCGCCTTTTCCCTCGAGGTTGGGGAACTCTCTGATCCAGTCTTCACCGATTCGGGTGTCCACCTCATTCTGTGCACTGCCTAG